In Brevibacterium zhoupengii, the following are encoded in one genomic region:
- a CDS encoding FAD-dependent oxidoreductase: MRTVVVGGGIVGLASAYELALAGCDVTVLEAGQCGAGASHGNAAKVALAESNPVPAPGVLLQGIKWMLKPDSPLSIRPSLAPGYLKFLLRMALHCNARDYEAGLDLHLRLGADANDLFDEYQRQGIDFEMHDRGVLLAFETQERFDEHSEGLAAFESAGYVPDRLHGDAVQEAEPALSDRIRHGLFFSGDRQIEPDSLTAALVDRLRQLGATIREGVSVGRFVRSGDTVTAVVTGDAEVISTDAVVVAAGVPTGGLLAQLGQKVPIYSGKGYSIDYSPAPINLRTSLTLEDARVAVTPLNGTLRLAGTMEFGSRDDDVNEVRVEAIRRSAREAFHSWGEPAGEKAPWAGSRPMTPDGLPIIGRLDVAKNAYVNSGHSMLGLTLAPGSAKVLTDVILDRQPSLSPELLARVSPNRF, translated from the coding sequence ATGAGAACTGTTGTCGTCGGTGGCGGGATCGTTGGGCTTGCCAGTGCTTATGAACTGGCCCTGGCCGGGTGCGACGTCACCGTGTTGGAGGCGGGGCAGTGCGGCGCTGGGGCCTCCCACGGAAATGCCGCGAAGGTGGCATTGGCCGAGAGCAACCCGGTCCCCGCGCCGGGGGTACTGCTGCAGGGCATCAAGTGGATGCTCAAGCCGGACAGTCCGCTGTCGATCAGGCCGTCGCTGGCTCCCGGATATCTGAAGTTCCTGCTGCGGATGGCTCTGCACTGCAATGCTCGTGATTATGAAGCGGGTCTTGATCTGCATCTGCGCCTTGGTGCAGATGCCAATGATCTCTTCGACGAGTATCAGCGGCAGGGCATCGATTTCGAGATGCATGACCGTGGAGTTCTGCTGGCGTTCGAAACTCAGGAGCGCTTCGATGAGCACAGTGAGGGTCTCGCAGCATTCGAGTCTGCTGGGTACGTTCCCGACAGACTGCATGGTGACGCGGTTCAGGAGGCAGAACCGGCGCTGAGTGACAGGATTCGTCATGGATTGTTCTTCTCCGGTGATCGCCAGATCGAACCCGATTCTCTGACGGCTGCATTGGTTGATCGCCTCCGGCAGTTGGGCGCCACGATCCGCGAGGGCGTGAGTGTGGGGCGCTTCGTACGCAGCGGCGATACCGTCACCGCGGTTGTGACCGGCGATGCTGAAGTCATCTCCACTGATGCCGTCGTCGTAGCGGCTGGCGTGCCGACCGGTGGTCTGCTGGCGCAGTTGGGTCAGAAGGTGCCGATCTATTCCGGCAAGGGATACAGCATCGACTATTCGCCGGCACCGATCAATCTGAGGACCTCCCTGACTCTCGAGGACGCTCGCGTGGCGGTGACACCGCTCAACGGCACTCTGCGTCTGGCCGGGACGATGGAGTTCGGCAGCCGGGATGACGATGTCAACGAGGTCCGAGTCGAGGCGATCCGACGATCTGCTCGTGAAGCCTTCCATTCCTGGGGCGAACCTGCTGGTGAGAAGGCACCCTGGGCGGGGTCGAGGCCGATGACCCCGGACGGTCTTCCGATCATCGGTCGGCTCGACGTCGCGAAGAATGCCTACGTCAACTCCGGTCATTCGATGTTGGGGCTGACCTTGGCCCCGGGGTCGGCGAAGGTGCTCACCGACGTCATTCTCGACCGTCAGCCGAGTCTGAGTCCAGAGCTTCTCGCCCGTGTCTCACCGAACCGCTTCTGA
- a CDS encoding GntR family transcriptional regulator, producing the protein MSNTERRQRVIDEIKRRIVLGEILPGQRIIEAELTSSLDVSRPTAREALNQMARDGFLNQEAYRGLRVADIRVDSLLEIARVRVALDAEAIEEILTDSSGRRMSKLEGVWRRFEAASAESDPLALHEAHISFHRGIWEAADNYLLMRIWPVVEAQMTLILAYDQFTRRDAGRAHAIHAALMAAIRSGDQDRIRTALDVHTMDSAQELAFLIEGSSQP; encoded by the coding sequence GTGTCCAATACCGAGCGGCGGCAACGAGTCATCGATGAAATCAAACGACGGATAGTTCTCGGGGAGATTCTTCCGGGGCAGCGCATCATAGAGGCTGAGCTGACCTCCTCGCTCGACGTAAGTCGACCGACTGCCAGAGAAGCGCTGAATCAGATGGCTCGCGATGGCTTCCTCAACCAAGAGGCATATCGCGGACTGCGGGTCGCAGATATCCGCGTCGATTCCCTGCTCGAGATTGCGCGTGTGAGAGTTGCTCTGGACGCGGAGGCGATCGAGGAGATTCTGACTGATTCCTCCGGCAGGAGGATGAGCAAGTTGGAAGGCGTGTGGCGACGCTTCGAGGCGGCTAGCGCTGAATCGGACCCCCTGGCCCTGCACGAGGCGCACATCAGTTTCCATCGGGGAATCTGGGAAGCCGCGGACAACTATCTTCTCATGCGGATCTGGCCTGTCGTGGAGGCGCAGATGACGCTCATCCTCGCCTATGATCAATTCACTCGACGTGATGCCGGGCGGGCACACGCGATCCACGCGGCCCTGATGGCGGCGATCCGCAGCGGTGACCAGGATCGGATCCGCACTGCCCTCGATGTGCACACGATGGACAGTGCGCAGGAGCTCGCATTCCTCATCGAAGGATCCAGCCAACCCTGA
- a CDS encoding short chain dehydrogenase, with product MKILLVGAGGHVGGVAKAELESRGHDVISASRSTDPGVDTSDPASIATLLKSVGSVDAIVVAVGAAAFKPLTELTREDFSEAFVSKTMGQIEFVTQGIEHLNDGGSITVTTGVLSREPVPTASAAAMANGAVESFVISAAPELPRGIRLNAVSPNVLKNSPHFHDAFAGMVPVTDEQVGAAFVRSVEGNVSGRVIAV from the coding sequence ATGAAGATTTTGCTGGTTGGTGCCGGAGGCCACGTCGGCGGAGTTGCCAAAGCCGAACTGGAATCTCGCGGCCACGATGTCATCTCGGCGTCTCGATCGACCGATCCGGGCGTCGACACCTCAGATCCCGCATCGATCGCTACCCTGCTCAAATCGGTCGGGAGCGTCGACGCCATTGTCGTCGCAGTTGGTGCAGCCGCATTCAAGCCGCTGACCGAACTCACTCGTGAGGACTTCAGCGAAGCTTTCGTCTCGAAGACCATGGGCCAGATCGAATTCGTCACTCAAGGCATTGAGCACCTCAATGACGGCGGATCGATCACGGTGACCACGGGCGTTCTCAGCCGTGAACCTGTCCCGACAGCCTCGGCGGCTGCAATGGCGAACGGGGCGGTTGAGTCTTTCGTCATTTCGGCGGCACCGGAACTTCCGCGGGGTATTCGCCTCAATGCAGTCAGCCCGAATGTGCTGAAGAATTCGCCGCATTTCCACGATGCCTTTGCTGGGATGGTGCCTGTCACCGACGAGCAGGTCGGGGCAGCATTCGTCCGGTCGGTCGAAGGGAACGTCTCCGGGAGGGTTATCGCCGTCTGA
- a CDS encoding LCP family protein — translation MLRAAGASSASAAGVASAARAHDDNARDHSSSTQEQSSGSPSTPTAGAGRPTGTRNNRPTSARESAYDSSHETGAPQRRRDRRAVEAAATDETSRARRHSSRVGEAFPSLVGWTSLSTLLPGIGLLRTRFRPLGIILLGGFVLTFLIALLYVLIKGPIRAFGTVVSSPTMLTFLAIVLAVIGVIWILVIVISHFGLRKGHRYASWQNKLAGVLVVSLALIVGIPFGVGSVYSRVQGDTVSSLFGDSTGHSKSAEDLWADKPYINVFLMGRDNGDDREGTRPDTMLVASIDTKTGNTALISVPRNLAFPIFPEGSELEETWPDGFRPTGQASVDLINSVWQWGEENKDTIGDTHGLEPGMFTTMQAVEGSLGLNLDYWAAVDMAGFEDVVDAIGGVKIDVERPIPMGGGKSMSGVANEIYGWVDPGPQTLKGKDALWYVRSREGSDNYDRMCRQQRMIKTTLDQIDPRELATAYPKLANSATQNIATSIPQNEVPAFIELAVAMQKGDVSTVQINNDVTPTYDPDFDVLHKWILGEVKGASDGEETAKPTNKPTTEEKKDTAEDTPSEEAPAEDQPAEEEGGEPTETTKPGEPNAEGKCYPKGFKPGDDFPGYPGPGAGDEG, via the coding sequence ATGCTTCGCGCCGCCGGGGCCAGCAGCGCCTCTGCAGCAGGTGTGGCATCGGCCGCCCGCGCACACGACGACAATGCCCGAGACCACAGCTCCTCCACGCAGGAGCAGTCCTCCGGCTCACCATCGACCCCCACGGCCGGGGCTGGCAGGCCCACCGGCACACGGAACAATCGCCCCACCTCGGCGAGGGAATCAGCATATGACTCCAGCCACGAAACGGGCGCACCTCAGAGACGCAGGGACCGCCGAGCGGTTGAGGCTGCAGCCACGGACGAAACTTCGCGCGCACGTCGTCACTCCTCACGAGTCGGAGAAGCCTTCCCCAGCCTTGTCGGCTGGACCTCACTGAGCACGCTGCTCCCCGGCATCGGGCTGCTGCGTACTCGTTTCCGGCCCCTGGGCATCATCCTGCTCGGCGGATTCGTCCTCACCTTCCTCATCGCTCTCCTCTACGTCCTCATCAAGGGACCGATCCGCGCGTTCGGCACTGTCGTCTCCAGCCCGACGATGTTGACCTTCCTCGCAATCGTCCTCGCCGTCATCGGCGTGATCTGGATCCTCGTGATCGTGATCTCCCACTTCGGGCTGCGCAAAGGGCACCGCTATGCCTCGTGGCAGAACAAATTGGCCGGTGTACTCGTCGTCTCCTTGGCGCTCATCGTCGGCATTCCCTTCGGCGTCGGCTCGGTCTATTCCCGAGTCCAGGGCGACACGGTCTCGAGCCTGTTCGGCGACAGCACAGGGCACTCCAAGAGCGCCGAAGACCTGTGGGCCGACAAGCCCTACATCAACGTCTTTCTCATGGGCCGCGACAACGGCGATGACCGTGAGGGCACACGGCCCGACACCATGCTCGTCGCCTCCATCGACACGAAGACGGGCAACACCGCCCTGATCTCGGTGCCGCGTAACCTCGCGTTCCCGATCTTCCCCGAAGGCAGCGAACTGGAAGAGACTTGGCCCGACGGGTTCCGGCCCACGGGCCAAGCCTCCGTCGACCTCATCAACTCCGTTTGGCAGTGGGGCGAGGAGAACAAGGACACCATCGGCGACACCCATGGCCTGGAGCCGGGCATGTTCACGACGATGCAGGCTGTCGAGGGCTCGCTGGGCCTCAACCTCGACTACTGGGCTGCGGTCGACATGGCCGGATTCGAAGACGTCGTCGATGCCATCGGCGGTGTGAAGATCGACGTTGAACGTCCCATCCCGATGGGCGGCGGCAAGTCGATGTCCGGAGTCGCCAACGAGATCTACGGCTGGGTCGACCCGGGTCCGCAGACGCTCAAGGGCAAGGACGCACTCTGGTACGTCCGGTCGCGTGAAGGCAGCGACAACTACGACCGCATGTGCCGTCAGCAGCGCATGATCAAAACGACGCTCGATCAGATCGATCCCCGCGAACTCGCGACGGCGTATCCGAAACTCGCGAACTCAGCGACTCAGAACATCGCCACCTCGATCCCGCAGAACGAGGTCCCGGCCTTCATCGAACTCGCTGTCGCCATGCAGAAGGGCGACGTGTCAACGGTGCAGATCAACAACGACGTCACTCCGACCTACGACCCCGACTTCGACGTCCTCCACAAGTGGATCCTCGGCGAGGTCAAGGGCGCGTCCGATGGTGAAGAGACCGCGAAGCCGACGAACAAGCCGACCACCGAAGAGAAGAAGGACACCGCCGAGGACACACCTTCGGAGGAGGCACCTGCCGAGGACCAGCCCGCCGAAGAAGAGGGCGGCGAGCCCACCGAGACCACGAAGCCCGGCGAGCCAAACGCCGAGGGCAAGTGCTACCCGAAGGGCTTCAAGCCCGGCGACGACTTCCCCGGCTATCCAGGCCCGGGAGCCGGAGATGAAGGGTGA
- a CDS encoding FAD/NAD(P)-binding protein has product MTTSSPWPETSSSTDTSASGAESLNAQSHSVAIIGAGPRGLSVLERLVALAAERFSSADGDGADSGSGPVAGAGDGSPPTIVIHLIDPYPPGAGIVWRTDQPETLLMNTTIAEQTIFPDSSCSFVSSEPVADSPTSDDESDRFGPDMAQWYRDIGGTDPVDATFPSRTLYGRYLREAYARIRDMAPDFIEIVEHPTKVESLIDLPPVEPLGYTSTDPESVPPQLVRCEDGTTIIAPAVVLAVGHIPSAQTEERARLAAFAQRSGGLYIPQGLPAEAPVAEVAPGNRVIVRGMGLNYFDLQTLFTHERGGRFDPDPDIAGELRYVRSGEEPRLLLGSRRGVPYRSKPICQAHPRSPWPLRYFTRENIALLAGLDDLDGDRKAGARFNDQLWPLILADLRLAYYSTLSRIRPEAFAGDPGQLREAIAEAVSRHLTRRTWQETHPETRETRAGGGTSTSTGAAESREHEAAEAARQGRVTREAFAWSEIEESLVPDPAHRMSLHALLNPLEGREFDSRGPREANSLHEWMLDFLRDDLHDSLAGPEGSAEKSLFTVLWQSRLLLKELIVAGHIDRVSIDMEICGWFESFVSGICDGPPPQRIAELLALAEAGLVEFIGPDMRIEASPDVSAPADGDATPATETGSAPASTVALTATGDPLPQIFTVTSAQVAGEITGSVVVDAASPTNAVSRAADVLVHGMVERGQLTPARLTLDDGREKFLNGLALTSRPYRTIDVEGAVHPRRFALSIQLSSVQWGLAIAANPNTNAATLNDSHAAAAAILDLI; this is encoded by the coding sequence GTGACGACTTCTTCACCATGGCCGGAAACCAGCAGCTCAACTGACACGAGTGCCTCGGGCGCCGAGAGCCTCAACGCGCAGTCCCACTCGGTCGCGATCATCGGCGCTGGACCGCGCGGACTCTCGGTCCTCGAGAGGCTCGTCGCCCTCGCCGCCGAACGGTTCTCGAGCGCCGACGGTGACGGTGCTGATTCTGGTTCTGGTCCTGTCGCCGGGGCTGGAGACGGCAGCCCGCCGACGATCGTCATCCACCTCATCGATCCCTATCCTCCGGGTGCGGGCATCGTCTGGCGCACGGATCAGCCCGAGACGCTGCTGATGAACACGACGATCGCCGAGCAGACGATCTTCCCCGATTCCAGCTGTTCCTTCGTCTCCTCTGAGCCTGTTGCGGACTCCCCCACCTCCGACGACGAGTCCGATCGATTCGGCCCCGATATGGCGCAGTGGTATCGCGACATCGGCGGAACGGATCCCGTCGACGCGACGTTCCCCAGCCGGACCCTCTACGGCCGCTATCTGCGTGAGGCCTACGCCCGCATCCGCGACATGGCACCCGACTTCATCGAGATCGTCGAGCACCCCACGAAGGTCGAATCCCTCATCGATCTCCCGCCGGTCGAACCACTGGGATACACGTCCACGGATCCCGAGAGTGTGCCGCCGCAGCTGGTTCGCTGTGAGGATGGAACCACCATCATCGCCCCCGCCGTCGTCCTCGCCGTCGGCCACATCCCCAGTGCGCAGACCGAGGAACGAGCCAGGCTCGCGGCCTTCGCGCAGCGCTCCGGTGGGCTCTACATCCCGCAGGGTCTGCCTGCCGAGGCTCCCGTCGCCGAGGTGGCCCCTGGCAACCGTGTCATCGTCCGTGGCATGGGCCTGAACTACTTCGACCTGCAGACGTTGTTCACGCACGAACGTGGAGGCCGTTTCGATCCAGATCCCGACATCGCGGGCGAGCTCCGCTATGTGCGCAGCGGTGAGGAACCTCGACTGCTGCTCGGCTCCCGCCGCGGAGTCCCCTACCGCAGCAAACCCATCTGCCAGGCCCACCCGCGATCGCCGTGGCCGCTGCGCTACTTCACCCGGGAGAATATTGCGCTGCTGGCCGGTCTCGACGACCTCGACGGCGATCGCAAAGCCGGTGCACGCTTCAACGACCAGCTGTGGCCGCTGATCCTCGCTGACCTTCGTCTCGCCTACTACAGCACCCTGTCCCGGATCCGTCCCGAGGCGTTCGCCGGTGATCCAGGTCAGCTGCGTGAGGCCATCGCCGAGGCGGTGTCCCGACACCTGACCAGGCGCACCTGGCAGGAGACCCACCCGGAGACGCGCGAGACGCGTGCTGGTGGCGGGACTTCCACATCCACGGGCGCTGCCGAGTCCCGAGAGCACGAAGCCGCCGAGGCTGCACGGCAGGGTCGTGTCACACGTGAGGCCTTCGCATGGTCGGAGATCGAGGAGAGCCTCGTCCCCGATCCCGCCCACCGCATGTCACTGCACGCGCTGCTCAATCCGCTCGAAGGTCGAGAGTTCGACAGCAGAGGCCCCCGGGAGGCCAATTCCCTGCACGAGTGGATGCTCGACTTCCTCCGCGACGACCTCCACGATTCTCTGGCCGGGCCAGAGGGCAGCGCTGAGAAGTCGCTGTTCACCGTGCTCTGGCAGTCTCGTCTGCTGCTCAAAGAGCTCATCGTGGCCGGTCACATCGACCGCGTCAGCATCGACATGGAGATCTGCGGCTGGTTCGAGAGCTTCGTCTCCGGAATCTGCGACGGTCCTCCCCCGCAGCGCATCGCCGAGCTTCTCGCCCTGGCCGAAGCCGGCCTGGTCGAGTTCATCGGCCCCGACATGCGCATCGAAGCGAGTCCCGATGTCTCTGCACCTGCGGACGGGGATGCAACACCTGCAACCGAGACGGGCAGTGCACCGGCTTCCACGGTCGCCCTAACAGCGACGGGGGATCCTTTGCCGCAGATCTTCACCGTCACCTCGGCGCAGGTAGCAGGCGAAATCACCGGCAGTGTGGTCGTCGATGCGGCTTCACCGACGAACGCGGTGTCCCGAGCAGCCGATGTGCTGGTGCACGGGATGGTCGAACGAGGTCAGCTCACACCCGCACGTCTGACCTTGGACGATGGTCGCGAGAAGTTCCTCAACGGGCTCGCGCTCACCTCGCGGCCCTACCGCACGATCGATGTGGAGGGCGCTGTGCACCCCCGCCGTTTCGCGCTGTCCATTCAGCTCTCCTCGGTCCAATGGGGGCTGGCGATCGCGGCGAACCCCAACACGAACGCCGCGACGCTCAACGACTCCCACGCCGCGGCAGCAGCGATCCTCGACCTGATCTGA
- a CDS encoding YhgE/Pip domain-containing protein — MRLERANSKRPVTWLSLFGLVLIPIIVAAGFILATYNSTDRLDTIEAAIVNNDDGAEVDGETVPIGRQLTSGLVGEENKNIHWVITDEDDAEKGMSDGTYAATLTIPEGFSRAVTSVSDAKSATQTQLDVDVSGVAPAADTQIAQSVAGVARTTFNTQMTETYLDNIYVGFNDMGDQMKDLGDAAGELDEGGEELAKGTEKSASGAGELSAGMDKLDSSGSELSKGAGDLSKGAGELSKGTSELSGGLQDMKKSTADLPDSTQKLADGAGELSGGVDEYTKSIDAIIKGFAGAGDSGSGEGGIDDLLKGGKDLDKGAQGVSEGAEGLSTGLGQYRDGLQEGADQADQLAKSGTVTGLDSLVSAGMMTQDEADQARAQMCPVGTPDEVCAGIEKAYAQGLLNGTSGGLNSAVDGLEQKQDGESLLGGADKLADGAGELSDGMSKFVKGLEDGLGELTKGMEDISKNAPKLLEASKGLREGASGVAEGNQKLADGMPELSNGIAKVADGSSELDDGAGQLSDGLGEFSTGLDQYTTGVSTAATGTSDLAAGLDTLSEGTDKYSHGVGKFADGVKKGADEVPSYSAPERDKLSTVASQNIKAPDSADAGDVLQGSTLALLIMLALWVGGLVTYTVLKPIPASTLLSTKSSVAVWLRGLVPGVVVGLLQALVLSILAVSVLDIDAVQGFDIAVLTFVSALVFMVLNFALVAWFGGVGRFLSVIAVVLAVAGRTIGAVPGFFDFLAPILPLTPAMNGFAAITAGTTGVAAAYGGLLAWAIIGVVMSLLAIVRARTTKPEAALEMADA, encoded by the coding sequence GTGAGACTCGAACGTGCGAACTCGAAACGGCCCGTGACCTGGCTGTCCCTCTTCGGCCTGGTGCTCATTCCGATCATCGTGGCCGCTGGATTCATTCTGGCCACGTACAACAGCACCGACCGCCTCGACACGATCGAGGCCGCGATCGTCAACAACGATGACGGCGCCGAGGTGGACGGTGAGACCGTGCCGATCGGCCGGCAGCTGACCAGCGGGCTTGTGGGTGAAGAGAACAAGAACATCCATTGGGTCATCACCGATGAGGACGATGCCGAGAAGGGCATGTCGGATGGGACCTATGCTGCGACCCTGACCATTCCCGAGGGCTTCTCCCGGGCTGTGACCTCGGTCAGCGACGCTAAGTCCGCGACTCAGACGCAGCTCGACGTCGACGTCTCCGGAGTCGCTCCCGCCGCCGACACACAGATCGCGCAGTCCGTTGCCGGAGTGGCACGGACAACCTTCAATACGCAGATGACCGAGACCTACCTCGACAACATCTATGTCGGCTTCAACGACATGGGTGATCAGATGAAGGATCTCGGAGACGCCGCCGGTGAACTCGACGAGGGTGGCGAGGAACTGGCGAAGGGCACGGAGAAATCCGCGAGCGGTGCCGGTGAGCTCTCCGCCGGTATGGACAAGCTCGACTCCTCGGGATCCGAGCTGAGCAAGGGCGCCGGAGACCTGTCCAAGGGGGCTGGCGAACTGTCGAAGGGCACCTCTGAGCTCTCGGGCGGTCTCCAGGACATGAAGAAGTCGACGGCGGACCTGCCAGACAGCACGCAGAAGCTGGCCGACGGTGCCGGAGAACTCTCCGGGGGAGTCGACGAGTACACGAAGTCCATCGATGCGATCATCAAGGGCTTCGCCGGTGCCGGTGACTCCGGCTCCGGCGAAGGCGGAATCGACGATCTTCTCAAGGGCGGCAAAGATCTCGACAAGGGTGCCCAGGGAGTCTCCGAGGGTGCCGAAGGCCTGTCAACGGGTCTCGGCCAGTACCGTGACGGTCTCCAGGAAGGCGCCGACCAGGCCGATCAGCTGGCCAAGAGCGGAACCGTGACCGGTCTCGATTCGCTGGTGTCGGCGGGCATGATGACCCAGGACGAGGCTGATCAGGCACGGGCGCAGATGTGCCCTGTCGGCACACCGGATGAGGTCTGCGCCGGCATTGAGAAGGCCTACGCTCAGGGGCTGCTCAATGGCACCTCGGGCGGCCTGAACAGTGCTGTCGACGGTCTGGAGCAGAAGCAGGACGGAGAGTCGCTGCTCGGCGGCGCGGACAAACTCGCCGACGGTGCGGGTGAACTCAGCGACGGCATGAGCAAGTTCGTCAAGGGACTCGAGGACGGCCTCGGCGAACTGACCAAGGGCATGGAGGACATCTCGAAGAATGCTCCGAAGCTGCTCGAGGCCTCGAAGGGTCTGCGCGAAGGTGCCTCTGGTGTCGCCGAAGGAAACCAGAAGCTCGCCGACGGTATGCCGGAGCTCAGCAACGGAATCGCCAAGGTCGCCGATGGCTCCAGCGAACTCGACGACGGTGCCGGACAGCTCTCCGATGGACTCGGTGAGTTCTCCACCGGACTCGACCAGTACACGACCGGTGTCTCCACCGCTGCCACCGGCACCTCTGACCTGGCGGCCGGACTGGACACTCTGTCCGAGGGCACAGACAAGTATTCGCACGGTGTCGGAAAGTTTGCCGACGGGGTGAAGAAGGGCGCGGACGAGGTCCCCTCCTATTCGGCCCCGGAACGTGACAAGCTCTCCACCGTCGCCTCTCAGAACATCAAGGCGCCGGACTCCGCCGACGCGGGTGATGTGCTGCAGGGCTCGACGCTTGCGCTGCTCATCATGCTCGCCCTGTGGGTCGGCGGACTCGTCACCTACACGGTGCTCAAGCCGATCCCGGCCTCGACCCTGCTGTCGACGAAGTCCTCAGTAGCTGTCTGGCTGCGTGGATTGGTTCCCGGTGTGGTCGTGGGACTGCTGCAGGCCCTGGTGCTGTCGATCCTGGCGGTGAGCGTGCTCGACATCGATGCCGTCCAAGGCTTCGACATCGCGGTGCTGACGTTCGTCTCAGCGCTCGTGTTCATGGTGCTCAACTTCGCTCTGGTGGCGTGGTTCGGCGGCGTGGGCAGGTTCCTGTCGGTGATCGCTGTTGTCCTAGCAGTTGCCGGCCGAACGATCGGCGCGGTGCCCGGCTTCTTCGACTTCCTCGCCCCGATTCTGCCGCTGACGCCGGCGATGAACGGCTTCGCTGCGATCACCGCTGGCACCACGGGCGTGGCCGCTGCCTATGGCGGCCTGCTGGCCTGGGCGATCATCGGAGTCGTGATGTCCCTGCTCGCGATCGTGCGGGCCCGGACCACGAAGCCCGAAGCCGCCCTCGAAATGGCCGACGCTTAG